A DNA window from Streptococcus parapneumoniae contains the following coding sequences:
- a CDS encoding peptide ABC transporter substrate-binding protein, producing MKTRKVLALAGVTLLAAGVLAACSGGSGAQGEKTFAFTYETHPDNLNYLTTGKAATSEITSNVIDGLLENDKYGNLIPSLAEDWSVSKDGLTYTYKIRQDAKWYTSEGEEYAPVKAQDFVTGLKYATDKKAEALYLVQDSIKGLDAYAKGEITDFAQVGIKALDDQTVQYTLNKPETFWNSKTTMGVLAPVNEEFLNSKGDDFAKATDPSSLLYNGPYLLKSIVTKSSVEFAKNPNYWDKDNVHIDKVKLSFWDGQDTSKPAENFKDGSLTAARLYPTSASFAELEKSMKDNIVYTQQDSTTYLVGTNIDRQSYKHTSKTSEEQKTSTKKALLNKDFRQAIAFGFDRTAYASQLNGETGASKILRNLFVPPTFVQADGKNFGDIVKEKLVTYGDEWRDVNLADSQDGLYNPEKAKAEFAKAKSALQAEGVTFPIHLDMPVDQTATTKVQRVQSMKQSLEATLGTDNVVIDIQQLQKDELLNVTLFAENAAGEDWDLSDNVGWGPDFADPSTYLDIIKPSVGESTKTYLGFDSGEDNVAAKKVGLYDYEKLVTEAGDETTDVAKRYDKYAAAQAWLTDSALIIPTTSKTGRPILSKMVPFTIPFALSGNKGTSDPVLYKYLELQDKAVTADEYQKAQEKWMKEKAESNKKAQEELAKHVK from the coding sequence ATGAAAACGAGAAAAGTATTAGCTCTTGCGGGAGTAACCTTATTAGCAGCTGGTGTTTTGGCTGCTTGTTCTGGGGGTTCAGGCGCTCAAGGTGAAAAAACCTTTGCATTTACCTACGAGACACATCCGGATAATCTCAACTATTTGACAACTGGTAAGGCAGCAACTTCTGAGATTACTAGTAATGTGATCGATGGATTACTTGAAAATGATAAATACGGGAACCTTATTCCCTCATTGGCAGAAGACTGGTCGGTTTCTAAGGATGGCTTGACTTATACTTATAAGATTCGTCAGGATGCCAAGTGGTATACATCTGAGGGAGAAGAGTACGCTCCTGTTAAGGCTCAGGACTTTGTAACAGGACTTAAATATGCAACAGATAAGAAAGCAGAAGCCCTTTACTTGGTACAGGATTCAATCAAAGGTCTGGATGCCTATGCCAAAGGTGAAATCACAGACTTTGCTCAAGTCGGGATTAAAGCCCTTGACGATCAGACAGTCCAATACACCTTGAACAAACCTGAAACTTTTTGGAATTCTAAAACAACCATGGGTGTGCTTGCGCCAGTCAATGAAGAGTTTTTGAATTCAAAAGGGGATGATTTTGCCAAAGCTACGGATCCAAGTAGTCTCTTGTATAACGGCCCTTATTTGTTGAAATCCATTGTAACTAAATCCTCTGTTGAATTTGCGAAAAATCCGAACTACTGGGATAAGGACAATGTGCATATTGACAAGGTCAAATTGTCATTCTGGGATGGGCAAGATACCAGCAAACCAGCAGAAAACTTTAAAGATGGTAGCCTTACAGCAGCTCGTCTCTATCCAACAAGTGCAAGCTTCGCAGAGCTCGAGAAGAGTATGAAAGACAATATTGTCTATACTCAACAAGACTCTACGACTTATCTAGTAGGGACAAATATTGACCGTCAATCTTATAAGCACACATCTAAGACCAGCGAAGAACAAAAGACATCTACTAAAAAGGCTCTCTTAAACAAGGATTTCCGTCAGGCTATTGCCTTTGGTTTTGACCGTACAGCCTATGCCTCTCAGTTGAATGGAGAAACTGGAGCAAGCAAAATCTTGCGTAATCTCTTTGTGCCACCAACATTTGTTCAAGCAGATGGGAAAAACTTTGGCGATATAGTCAAAGAGAAATTAGTGACTTATGGGGATGAATGGAGGGATGTTAATCTGGCCGATTCACAAGATGGTCTCTACAATCCAGAAAAAGCCAAGGCTGAATTTGCTAAAGCTAAATCAGCTTTGCAGGCAGAAGGTGTGACTTTCCCAATTCATTTGGATATGCCAGTTGACCAGACAGCAACTACAAAAGTTCAACGTGTCCAATCTATGAAACAATCCTTGGAAGCAACTTTAGGAACTGATAATGTCGTTATTGATATCCAACAATTGCAAAAAGATGAATTGCTTAATGTAACTCTATTTGCCGAAAATGCTGCTGGCGAAGACTGGGATTTATCAGATAATGTCGGTTGGGGTCCAGACTTTGCCGATCCATCAACCTACCTTGATATTATCAAACCATCTGTAGGAGAAAGCACTAAAACATATTTAGGATTTGACTCAGGGGAAGATAATGTAGCTGCTAAAAAAGTAGGTCTATATGACTACGAAAAATTGGTTACTGAAGCTGGTGATGAGACTACAGATGTTGCTAAACGATATGATAAATACGCAGCAGCCCAAGCTTGGTTGACAGATAGTGCCTTGATCATCCCAACAACTTCTAAAACTGGTCGTCCAATCTTGTCTAAGATGGTACCATTTACAATACCATTTGCATTGTCAGGAAATAAAGGTACAAGTGACCCAGTCTTGTATAAATACCTTGAACTTCAAGACAAGGCAGTTACTGCAGATGAATATCAAAAAGCTCAAGAAAAATGGATGAAAGAAAAAGCAGAATCCAATAAAAAAGCGCAAGAAGAACTCGCAAAACATGTGAAATAA
- the glf gene encoding UDP-galactopyranose mutase has protein sequence MYDYLIVGAGLSGAIFAYEATKRGKKVKVIDKRDHIGGNIYCENVEGVNVHKYGAHIFHTSNKKVWDYVNQFVEFNNYINSPLANYKGSLYNLPFNMNTFYAMWGTKTPQEVKNKIAEQTAHMKDVEPKNLEEQAIKLIGPDIYEKLIKGYTEKQWGRSATDLPPFIIKRLPVRLTFDNNYFNDRYQGIPIGGYNVIIENMLKDVEVELGLDFFAHRQELEASAEKVVFTGMIDQYFDYKYGELEYRSLRFEHEVLDEENYQGNAVVNYTEREIPYTRIIEHKHFEYGAQAKTVITREYPADWKRGDEPYYPINDERNNALFAKYQEEAARNDKVIFCGRLADYKYYDMHVVIERALEVVEEELGQ, from the coding sequence ATGTACGACTATCTAATCGTTGGTGCTGGTTTGTCGGGAGCAATTTTTGCTTATGAAGCAACCAAGCGTGGAAAAAAAGTAAAAGTTATTGATAAACGTGACCACATTGGTGGAAATATCTACTGTGAGAATGTAGAAGGAGTTAATGTTCATAAATACGGTGCCCATATCTTCCATACTTCTAACAAGAAAGTTTGGGATTATGTGAATCAATTTGTTGAGTTTAACAACTATATCAATTCGCCTCTAGCTAATTACAAGGGTAGCCTTTATAATCTACCTTTCAATATGAATACTTTCTATGCTATGTGGGGAACAAAAACTCCTCAAGAAGTCAAAAATAAGATTGCTGAGCAAACGGCTCACATGAAGGACGTTGAACCTAAAAACTTGGAAGAGCAGGCTATCAAGTTGATCGGTCCAGATATTTATGAAAAGTTGATTAAAGGATATACTGAAAAGCAATGGGGACGTTCTGCGACTGACCTTCCACCCTTTATCATCAAACGTCTACCAGTTCGTTTAACCTTTGATAATAATTATTTTAATGACCGTTACCAAGGAATTCCAATTGGTGGTTACAACGTTATCATCGAAAATATGCTGAAAGATGTAGAAGTAGAACTTGGCCTTGACTTTTTTGCCCATCGTCAGGAATTAGAAGCTTCTGCTGAAAAAGTTGTCTTTACGGGGATGATTGACCAATACTTTGATTATAAATATGGTGAGTTAGAATACCGTAGTCTTCGTTTTGAGCATGAAGTTCTTGATGAAGAGAACTATCAAGGAAATGCAGTTGTAAACTATACAGAGCGAGAAATTCCTTATACTCGTATTATTGAGCATAAACATTTTGAGTACGGAGCACAAGCTAAAACGGTCATTACTCGTGAATACCCAGCTGATTGGAAACGTGGAGATGAGCCTTATTATCCAATCAATGATGAGAGAAACAATGCCCTGTTTGCTAAATATCAAGAAGAAGCAGCACGGAATGATAAGGTCATTTTCTGTGGTCGTTTGGCTGATTATAAATACTACGACATGCATGTGGTCATTGAACGGGCTTTGGAAGTAGTCGAGGAAGAGTTGGGACAATAA
- a CDS encoding peptide ABC transporter substrate-binding protein: protein MNTKKRVLSAGLTVAAALLLAACGQSGSDTKTYSSTFSGNPTTFNYLLDYYADNTSIITNLVDGLLENDNYGNLVPSLAEDWSVSSDGLTYTYKLRKDAKWFTADGEEYAPVKAQDFVTGIKYAVDNKSQAIDLIQNSIKGLNDYITGADSDFSKVGVKAIDDQTVEYTLTRPEPYWNSKTTNSILFPVNEEFLNSKGKDFGTLSPDSILYSGPYLLKDFTSKSSIEYVKNPHYYDHDKVSIEHVKLAYFDGSDQELTIRNFESGAYSIAGVYPNSSNFAKTKEKYKNNIIYSLQDKTSWYFNFNVNRKAYNHTAKTTDEQKKSTETAVLNKNFRQAVNFALDRTAYSAQSNGEEVASKTLRNTLAPPTFVQVGDKTFGEVVASKLVNYGTEWSGINLADAQDAYFNKEKAQAKFAEAKKELTSQGVVFPIHLDVAVDQTSKNAVTGMNSVKQTLESVLGADNIVIDVQQLSTDDFNNVAFLAPTAADRDYDLNFDGWVGDYQDPSTYLNPFNAEDGFYLKIFGLDAKEDKEKITSLGLDTYTKMLKDADSENKDVAKRYEKYAEAQAWMIDNSLIMSAMSSGGTASVTKVTPFTRGYSLVGIKGDGNNYKYMKLQKDTVTTKQYEEAKAKWEQESKKAIEKAQKEAEKHVK, encoded by the coding sequence ATGAATACAAAAAAGCGTGTCCTTAGTGCAGGCCTGACTGTTGCAGCTGCTTTGCTTTTAGCTGCTTGCGGTCAATCAGGTTCAGATACAAAAACTTACTCATCAACCTTTAGTGGAAATCCAACTACATTTAACTATTTATTAGACTACTACGCCGATAATACATCGATTATAACCAACCTAGTTGATGGTTTGCTTGAAAATGACAATTATGGAAACCTAGTTCCATCTTTGGCAGAAGACTGGTCTGTTTCGAGCGACGGTCTGACTTATACCTATAAATTGAGAAAAGATGCCAAATGGTTCACGGCTGACGGTGAAGAGTACGCCCCAGTCAAGGCGCAAGATTTTGTGACAGGTATCAAGTACGCAGTGGATAATAAATCACAGGCCATTGACCTGATTCAAAACTCGATCAAGGGCTTGAATGATTATATTACAGGAGCGGATTCTGATTTTTCTAAGGTTGGGGTTAAGGCCATTGATGACCAGACTGTTGAGTATACTTTGACACGCCCAGAACCTTACTGGAATTCAAAAACAACCAACAGTATTCTTTTCCCGGTAAACGAAGAGTTTTTAAATTCAAAAGGGAAAGATTTTGGGACCCTATCTCCAGATAGCATTCTCTACAGCGGACCTTATTTGTTAAAAGATTTCACATCAAAATCATCGATCGAGTATGTGAAGAATCCGCATTACTATGATCATGACAAAGTATCGATTGAACACGTGAAATTAGCTTATTTTGATGGCTCAGACCAAGAATTGACCATCCGTAACTTTGAAAGTGGAGCTTATTCAATCGCTGGGGTTTATCCAAATAGTTCTAACTTTGCCAAGACAAAGGAGAAATATAAGAATAATATCATTTATAGTTTGCAGGATAAGACTTCTTGGTACTTCAATTTCAACGTTAACCGTAAGGCTTACAATCACACTGCTAAAACGACAGATGAGCAGAAGAAGTCAACTGAGACAGCTGTCTTGAACAAAAACTTCCGCCAAGCAGTGAACTTTGCCTTGGACCGCACAGCTTATTCTGCCCAGTCAAATGGGGAAGAGGTGGCTAGCAAGACCCTTCGTAACACCTTGGCGCCTCCTACATTTGTCCAAGTTGGAGACAAGACCTTTGGAGAAGTAGTCGCTTCTAAATTGGTCAACTATGGTACAGAATGGTCAGGTATTAACTTGGCAGATGCTCAGGATGCCTATTTCAACAAAGAAAAAGCCCAAGCAAAATTTGCGGAAGCTAAAAAAGAATTGACAAGTCAAGGTGTGGTCTTCCCAATTCACTTGGATGTGGCGGTTGATCAGACAAGCAAAAATGCCGTGACAGGTATGAACTCAGTTAAGCAGACCCTTGAATCAGTTTTAGGTGCTGATAACATTGTCATTGACGTTCAGCAACTTTCAACAGATGATTTTAATAACGTAGCCTTCTTAGCGCCAACAGCAGCTGATCGTGACTACGATTTGAACTTTGATGGTTGGGTAGGTGACTACCAAGATCCGTCAACTTATCTCAATCCTTTCAATGCAGAGGATGGATTCTACCTTAAGATTTTTGGACTAGATGCCAAGGAAGATAAGGAAAAAATCACTAGCCTAGGTCTGGATACCTACACTAAGATGCTCAAAGATGCAGACAGTGAAAACAAAGATGTAGCCAAACGCTATGAAAAATATGCTGAAGCACAGGCTTGGATGATTGACAATTCTCTGATTATGTCAGCTATGTCAAGTGGTGGCACAGCATCTGTAACCAAAGTGACGCCATTTACAAGAGGCTATTCATTGGTTGGCATTAAGGGTGATGGCAATAACTACAAGTACATGAAACTGCAAAAAGATACTGTGACAACCAAACAGTATGAAGAAGCCAAGGCCAAATGGGAGCAAGAAAGCAAAAAAGCAATTGAAAAAGCTCAAAAAGAAGCAGAAAAACATGTTAAATAG
- a CDS encoding peptide ABC transporter substrate-binding protein, whose protein sequence is MQSKKWLLGAGVTLSVALLLAACGKSEKNADAPKTFSYVYAVDPSSLDYSLTSKSSTSDVIGNVVDGLLENDKYGNLIPSLAEDWSVSKDGLTYTYKLRKGVKWYTSEGEEYAEVKAQDFVTGLKHAADGKSDGLSLVEKSIKGLEAYVSGETNDFSTVGVKALDDYTVEYTLNNPESFWNSKVTTATMLPVNEEFLNATGKDYGAPTPSSILYNGPYFLKSLISKSVIEYEKNPNYWDKDNVKIDNVKLTFYDGSDQESLIRSFTQGAYTTARLFPASSNFESTKKEYGDKIVYSPQEATSYYLTVNVNRQSYNKTAKTDESQKTSTKEALLNKNFRQALNFAFNRHAYTAQLNGEEGADKIIRNSLVPDNYVQVAGKTFGQLAQDELLKYGEQWKDVTLTDGKDTIYNPTKAKSAFEKAKSELQAKGVSFPIHLDVPVEQTDVVAVQQTNSLKQSIEETLGTENVIIDVLQMTDNEKESITSQAKVPTQKDYDLNGTGWGPDYQDPATYLNILDAKKGSALKHLGITKGKDPEVVAKVGLDEYKKLLDDAASETSNLDKRYEKYAKAQAWVTDSSLLIPVASSGGSPMVSRTVPFTKAYSQVGIKGDPFIFKGMELQNDIVTTKEYDAAFKKWQKEKLESNAQYQKDLEKHIK, encoded by the coding sequence ATGCAATCGAAAAAGTGGCTCTTAGGAGCAGGAGTGACCTTGAGTGTGGCCCTTCTTTTGGCAGCTTGTGGGAAAAGTGAAAAGAATGCAGATGCTCCCAAAACATTTTCTTATGTTTATGCAGTTGATCCATCATCCTTGGATTATAGCCTTACAAGTAAAAGTTCAACTTCTGACGTAATAGGTAATGTCGTCGACGGTCTTTTAGAGAATGATAAATATGGAAATCTCATTCCTTCTCTAGCAGAGGATTGGTCAGTTTCTAAAGATGGTTTGACTTACACTTACAAACTTCGTAAGGGGGTGAAGTGGTATACTTCTGAAGGAGAAGAGTATGCGGAAGTTAAAGCTCAGGATTTTGTTACAGGTTTGAAACATGCAGCAGACGGAAAATCCGATGGTCTTTCTTTGGTCGAGAAATCTATCAAAGGATTGGAGGCTTATGTTAGTGGTGAGACAAACGACTTCTCAACTGTAGGTGTGAAAGCTCTTGATGATTATACGGTAGAATATACCCTTAATAACCCGGAAAGTTTTTGGAACTCTAAAGTAACCACTGCAACCATGCTTCCTGTAAATGAAGAATTTTTGAATGCAACAGGCAAGGATTACGGAGCGCCAACTCCATCAAGTATTCTTTACAATGGCCCATATTTTTTGAAATCTTTGATTTCTAAATCTGTGATTGAATATGAAAAAAATCCTAACTATTGGGATAAGGACAATGTCAAAATTGATAATGTTAAATTGACATTCTATGATGGTTCAGATCAAGAATCCTTAATTCGTAGCTTTACACAAGGTGCCTATACCACTGCACGTCTTTTTCCAGCAAGCTCAAACTTTGAGTCAACTAAGAAAGAGTACGGAGATAAGATTGTCTATAGTCCACAAGAGGCAACAAGCTACTACCTCACTGTGAACGTAAACCGCCAGTCTTACAATAAAACAGCTAAAACAGATGAGTCACAAAAAACATCAACAAAAGAAGCTCTTCTCAATAAGAACTTCCGTCAGGCTCTTAATTTTGCATTTAATCGCCACGCCTATACAGCTCAATTAAACGGTGAAGAGGGTGCGGATAAGATTATTCGTAATAGTCTAGTGCCAGATAATTATGTTCAAGTAGCTGGGAAGACCTTCGGACAGTTGGCTCAGGATGAACTACTGAAATATGGAGAACAGTGGAAAGATGTAACTCTCACAGATGGTAAGGATACAATTTACAATCCAACAAAGGCTAAATCTGCATTTGAAAAAGCGAAGTCAGAATTGCAAGCTAAGGGAGTGAGTTTCCCGATTCATTTGGATGTGCCTGTTGAGCAAACTGATGTAGTTGCGGTTCAACAAACCAATTCGCTAAAACAATCAATTGAAGAAACGCTTGGAACGGAGAATGTAATTATAGATGTTCTTCAAATGACAGATAATGAGAAGGAAAGTATTACTTCTCAAGCTAAAGTTCCAACCCAAAAAGATTATGATTTGAACGGAACAGGTTGGGGACCAGATTACCAAGATCCAGCAACCTATCTCAATATTTTAGATGCTAAGAAGGGTTCTGCCTTGAAACATCTAGGTATAACAAAGGGCAAGGATCCTGAAGTTGTGGCGAAAGTTGGCTTGGATGAATACAAGAAGCTCTTGGATGATGCGGCTTCTGAGACAAGTAATCTTGATAAACGATACGAAAAGTATGCCAAAGCACAGGCTTGGGTTACTGATAGTTCACTTCTTATTCCAGTTGCTTCTTCAGGGGGCTCTCCTATGGTTAGTCGTACTGTTCCATTTACCAAAGCTTATTCACAGGTCGGTATTAAGGGGGATCCATTTATTTTTAAAGGAATGGAACTTCAAAATGATATTGTGACAACTAAAGAGTATGATGCAGCCTTCAAAAAGTGGCAAAAGGAAAAACTGGAATCGAATGCTCAGTATCAAAAGGATTTAGAAAAGCACATAAAATAA
- a CDS encoding alpha-glucosidase encodes MQEKWWHNAVVYQVYPKSFMDSNGDGIGDLPGITSKLDYLAKLGITAIWLSPVYDSPMDDNGYDIADYQAIAAIFGTMEDMDQLIAEAKKRDIRIIMDLVVNHTSDEHAWFVEACENPDSPERDYYIWRDEPNDLDSIFSGSAWEYDEKSGQYYLHFFSKKQPDLNWENEKLRQKIYEMMNFWIDKGIGGFRMDVIDMIGKIPDEKVVNNGPMLHPYLKEMNQATFGDKNLLTVGETWGATPAIAKLYSDPKGQELSMVFQFEHIGLQYQEGQPKWHYQKELNIAKLKEIFNKWQTELGVEDGWNSLFWNNHDLPRIVSIWGNDQEYREKSAKAFAILLHLMRGTPYIYQGEEIGMTNYPFETLDQVEDIESLNYAREALEKGVPMEEIMDSIRVIGRDNARTPMQWDESKNAGFSTGQPWLAVNPNYPTINVQEALANPDSIFYTYQKLVQIRKENGWLIRADFELLETTDKVFAYIRKDGDRRFLVVANLSNEEQDLVVEGNVKSVLIENTLAQEVFEKQILAPWDAFCVELTD; translated from the coding sequence ATGCAAGAAAAATGGTGGCATAATGCCGTAGTCTATCAAGTTTATCCTAAGAGCTTTATGGATAGCAACGGAGATGGAATTGGCGACTTGCCAGGTATTACCAGTAAGTTAGACTATCTAGCTAAGTTAGGAATCACAGCGATTTGGCTTTCTCCTGTTTATGACAGCCCTATGGATGATAATGGCTACGATATTGCTGATTATCAAGCGATTGCAGCTATTTTCGGAACTATGGAGGACATGGACCAACTGATTGCGGAAGCTAAAAAGCGTGATATTCGTATCATCATGGACTTGGTGGTCAATCATACCTCAGATGAACATGCTTGGTTTGTCGAGGCCTGTGAAAATCCTGATAGCCCTGAGAGAGATTACTATATTTGGCGTGATGAACCCAATGATTTGGATTCTATCTTTAGTGGTTCTGCTTGGGAATACGATGAAAAGTCAGGTCAATACTATCTTCACTTTTTCAGCAAGAAACAGCCGGATCTCAACTGGGAAAATGAAAAACTTCGCCAGAAAATTTATGAGATGATGAACTTCTGGATTGATAAAGGGATTGGCGGTTTCCGCATGGATGTCATTGACATGATTGGCAAAATTCCTGACGAGAAAGTAGTCAATAATGGTCCTATGCTCCATCCCTATCTCAAGGAGATGAATCAGGCGACCTTTGGAGATAAGAATCTCTTGACAGTAGGGGAGACTTGGGGAGCAACGCCAGCGATTGCCAAGCTCTACTCAGATCCAAAGGGGCAAGAATTGTCTATGGTCTTCCAGTTCGAACACATCGGTCTTCAGTATCAGGAAGGGCAACCTAAATGGCACTATCAAAAAGAGCTGAATATCGCTAAGTTAAAAGAAATCTTCAACAAATGGCAGACAGAGTTAGGAGTTGAGGACGGTTGGAATTCTCTCTTCTGGAACAATCATGACCTCCCTCGTATTGTCTCTATCTGGGGAAATGACCAAGAATATCGCGAAAAATCTGCCAAAGCCTTTGCCATCTTACTTCATCTCATGAGAGGGACTCCTTATATCTACCAAGGTGAGGAAATTGGGATGACCAACTATCCCTTTGAAACGCTGGACCAAGTAGAAGATATTGAATCCCTTAACTATGCGCGTGAGGCTCTTGAAAAAGGTGTTCCGATGGAAGAAATCATGGACAGTATCCGTGTCATTGGACGAGATAATGCCCGTACCCCTATGCAATGGGACGAGAGCAAAAATGCTGGCTTCTCAACAGGTCAACCTTGGTTAGCAGTCAATCCAAACTATCCAACAATCAATGTTCAAGAAGCGCTGGCAAATCCAGATTCTATTTTCTATACCTATCAGAAGTTGGTCCAAATTCGTAAGGAGAACGGCTGGCTGATTCGAGCTGACTTTGAATTGCTTGAAACGACTGATAAGGTTTTTGCCTACATCCGTAAAGATGGCGACCGTCGTTTCCTAGTCGTGGCTAACTTGTCCAATGAAGAGCAAGACTTGGTAGTAGAAGGAAACGTCAAATCTGTCTTGATTGAAAACACCCTAGCTCAAGAAGTCTTTGAAAAACAAATCTTGGCTCCATGGGATGCTTTCTGTGTGGAATTGACTGACTAA